One Mycobacteriales bacterium genomic region harbors:
- a CDS encoding aldo/keto reductase: MEYRTLGRSGCVVSTQALGTMTFGNETDEPGAHKQLDRFLEAGGTLVDTADVYSTGVSEQIIGRWFAARPAEVRDQVVLATKGRFPMGPGANDVGLSRIHLSRALDASLGRLGVDTIDLYQVHAYDPLTPLEETLRFLDDSVRAGKIRYAGLSNFTGWQLQKTVDIADFRGLTRPVTLQPQYSLLTREIEWEIVPACLSEGLGLLPWSPLGGGWLTGKYRRDQRPTGATRLGENPERGVEAYDRRGKSERTWAVIDAVQGIAEKRSVSMAQVALAWLADRPAVTSVILGARTTEQLEDNLGAADLHLSPEETAQLDAASDPEPADYPYGGPGVDQRARKISGGR; this comes from the coding sequence GTGGAATACCGCACACTCGGACGGTCCGGCTGCGTCGTATCGACCCAGGCGCTCGGCACGATGACCTTCGGCAACGAGACTGATGAGCCCGGCGCCCACAAGCAGCTCGACCGCTTCCTCGAGGCGGGCGGCACGCTCGTCGACACAGCCGACGTCTACAGCACCGGCGTCTCCGAGCAGATCATCGGACGGTGGTTCGCCGCCCGACCGGCGGAGGTCCGCGACCAGGTCGTGCTGGCCACCAAGGGGCGGTTTCCGATGGGGCCCGGCGCCAACGACGTCGGTCTGTCCCGGATCCACCTCAGCCGCGCCCTCGACGCCTCGCTGGGTCGCCTGGGGGTCGACACGATCGATCTCTACCAGGTACATGCCTACGACCCGCTGACCCCGCTCGAGGAGACGTTGCGCTTCCTCGACGACTCGGTCCGCGCCGGCAAGATCCGCTACGCCGGCCTGTCCAACTTCACCGGCTGGCAGCTGCAGAAGACGGTCGACATCGCCGACTTCCGGGGCCTCACCCGGCCGGTCACCCTGCAGCCGCAATACAGCCTGCTGACCCGCGAGATCGAATGGGAGATCGTGCCGGCCTGCTTGTCCGAAGGCCTCGGACTGCTCCCCTGGTCACCGCTCGGCGGCGGGTGGCTGACCGGCAAGTACCGGCGTGACCAGCGGCCGACCGGCGCGACCCGGCTCGGCGAAAACCCCGAGCGCGGTGTCGAGGCGTACGACCGGCGGGGCAAGTCGGAGCGCACCTGGGCGGTCATCGACGCGGTCCAGGGCATCGCCGAGAAGCGGAGCGTGTCCATGGCGCAGGTCGCCCTCGCCTGGCTCGCGGACCGCCCGGCGGTGACCTCGGTGATCCTCGGTGCCCGGACCACGGAGCAGCTCGAGGACAACCTCGGTGCCGCAGACCTGCATCTGAGCCCGGAGGAGACCGCGCAGCTCGATGCCGCGAGCGACCCCGAGCCGGCCGACTATCCCTACGGCGGACCCGGGGTCGACCAGCGCGCCCGCAAGATCTCCGGCGGCCGCTGA
- a CDS encoding rhodanese-like domain-containing protein, translating to MVVDVRSADEYARGHLPGAIHVPVDQIPWRGAELPAGQVLTVCSTGNRAWRAAQALASTGRTALCLTGGTTAWTAAGLPLVTGQDAGSRTAPGRLRRWRTALRRRRSG from the coding sequence CTGGTCGTCGACGTGCGCAGCGCCGACGAGTACGCCCGTGGGCACCTGCCCGGCGCGATCCACGTTCCGGTCGACCAGATTCCCTGGCGCGGCGCCGAACTGCCGGCCGGTCAGGTGCTCACCGTCTGCTCGACCGGTAACCGCGCCTGGCGCGCGGCTCAGGCACTGGCCTCGACCGGGCGCACCGCCTTGTGCCTGACCGGCGGCACCACCGCGTGGACCGCCGCGGGACTGCCGCTCGTCACCGGCCAGGATGCGGGATCGCGAACCGCACCCGGGCGGCTCCGTCGATGGCGCACCGCGCTACGTCGGCGCCGGTCGGGCTGA
- a CDS encoding PPOX class F420-dependent oxidoreductase, with amino-acid sequence MPRTAATTTTVDRAGLVDFIGPRHHMLLITRRRDGGPQASPVTGGVDAAGRIVISTYPERAKARNARRDPRATVLVLSDDFGGAWVQIDGVAEVLDLPDALEPLVDYYRAISGEHPDWDDYRDAMRAQGKSLVRITPDRWSPIATGGFPARLVD; translated from the coding sequence ATGCCACGCACCGCCGCGACCACGACGACGGTTGATAGGGCCGGTCTCGTCGACTTCATCGGCCCGCGGCATCACATGCTGCTGATCACCCGGCGACGCGACGGCGGACCGCAGGCATCACCGGTGACCGGCGGCGTGGACGCCGCCGGCCGCATCGTCATCTCGACGTATCCGGAGCGCGCCAAGGCCAGGAACGCGCGGCGCGATCCACGGGCCACCGTCCTCGTGCTCTCCGACGATTTCGGCGGCGCGTGGGTCCAGATCGACGGCGTAGCCGAGGTGCTCGATCTCCCGGACGCGCTCGAGCCGCTCGTCGACTACTACCGGGCGATCTCCGGCGAGCACCCGGACTGGGACGACTACCGGGACGCGATGCGCGCGCAGGGCAAGTCACTCGTGCGCATCACCCCGGACCGCTGGAGCCCGATCGCGACCGGCGGCTTTCCGGCGCGACTGGTTGATTAG
- a CDS encoding SseB family protein, producing the protein MTTPSPESASTLDAALAAAVADSDKTETLQAAVQALAGHDLVLPQTAAPDNEAPAEGQITLPVIEQDQTSFVPAFTTAERLTDNLPDVSGSIVIGALELAAAWPSEDLWLAINPGDAETALALPGAAVRALAAVGGGPTSV; encoded by the coding sequence ATGACCACGCCATCACCCGAAAGCGCGTCGACGCTCGATGCTGCGCTGGCCGCGGCCGTCGCCGACAGCGACAAGACCGAGACGTTGCAGGCCGCCGTGCAGGCACTGGCCGGGCACGATCTCGTCCTCCCGCAGACCGCCGCGCCGGACAATGAGGCGCCGGCCGAGGGGCAGATCACCCTTCCGGTGATCGAGCAGGACCAGACCTCGTTCGTTCCCGCCTTCACCACCGCCGAGCGACTCACCGACAACCTGCCCGACGTGTCCGGCAGCATCGTGATCGGCGCGTTGGAGCTCGCCGCAGCCTGGCCGTCGGAGGACCTGTGGCTCGCGATCAACCCGGGCGACGCGGAGACGGCGCTGGCCCTTCCGGGAGCCGCCGTACGCGCGCTCGCCGCGGTGGGCGGTGGCCCGACCTCGGTCTGA
- a CDS encoding nitroreductase/quinone reductase family protein, which yields MTDPSGVNLRVIEEFRSTGGSVPSLVWFLPGEKSPSVLLLTTTRVSDGVRRTTPLTYIPDDDHLVVFVVPGERARPDWYDDLITHPDAMVEVGSRTVDIVATIPTDAETGRLYRRRATAYPWFEEQAPTDGAAIVLTPHYVDQEAASAKRPWSATARSRRPLPADARQLGRWSRVAGGLPILSATLA from the coding sequence ATGACTGACCCGAGTGGCGTAAACCTTCGGGTGATCGAGGAATTCCGGTCGACCGGCGGCAGCGTGCCCAGTCTGGTCTGGTTCCTGCCGGGCGAAAAGTCGCCTTCGGTCCTTCTCCTCACCACCACGCGGGTCTCGGACGGCGTACGCCGGACCACCCCGCTCACCTACATCCCCGACGACGATCATCTCGTCGTCTTCGTGGTGCCCGGCGAGCGTGCCCGGCCGGACTGGTACGACGACCTGATTACGCACCCGGACGCGATGGTCGAGGTCGGGAGCCGGACGGTCGACATCGTCGCGACGATCCCCACCGACGCGGAGACCGGTCGGCTCTATCGCCGCCGGGCCACGGCGTACCCGTGGTTCGAGGAGCAGGCACCGACCGACGGCGCCGCCATCGTCCTCACTCCGCACTATGTCGACCAGGAGGCAGCGAGCGCCAAGCGGCCGTGGTCGGCCACCGCACGCTCCCGACGCCCGCTTCCGGCCGACGCGCGCCAGCTGGGCCGGTGGAGCCGGGTCGCGGGCGGGCTGCCGATCTTGTCCGCCACCCTGGCCTGA